Part of the Triticum aestivum cultivar Chinese Spring chromosome 4D, IWGSC CS RefSeq v2.1, whole genome shotgun sequence genome is shown below.
taggtaaaatggatggttttggaggtcagtaagcttattaagtcattttggaggagaagaagctaagtctaggtcattatggtaagcatgggaggaaataaagctaagtctaggtctttatgcatgtgttaagcaaaacactagataaacttaccatgatccaggaggtgtaggagcgggctggctcgtgtcggtacctggagaaggatcgtgcgatgcttgtctagagttacgctgcaccaaagatcatttccaatgtcttgttagcatgatgacactcaaatgttaagactagcaagtaatgtccattcaaattaaacttaccgtggtcccaggagcaatcactggcatcggcggagcggtctgaccggtcttcttgcacacagactgcacatttggttttgacgactcagtcatactagttagtaatgagacaaacactacatgaatgttttggctaatctgcagaagaaacttaccacaaggagctcgtacatggcccttgcctgcatgtcattccgtgccctctcctcctccaacatctttgtcgtcctctcctccaactcccgctgcctctccgccgcctctgccagaagtttctccgttctatctctctcactctgtatagcagcctgcaacaccactcacatgaccatttgtaatcattgatggaagcgcacacaatgtaatggagaaagatagctgagtacgtatcactaaccttgatggcgagtggcactggccgttcacgaggccttatctcaggagcggagctcgactggcgcgccttgatctccgggagagtgctaggacaacggataagtccatctccaatggctatggagcaatgggacctcccgccaccagatatcatcaccagctctggatcaatgggaccctggctcgggttaaagtcctcccctttcctcgccttcccctcatctctatatctcacgagcttgttgtgggaggagatgttggtgaagttgtttgcatcatcaagatcagactgagagaaagccttgactttcttgaaagaggcagtgtgggccatggcatacaggtcgtacacctctggcaccttatccaccttattgtggcgtgcctgaaagagagaaacaatgtaaattagtaattaaagggctcaagctagcatgatgaatgaattgcatgaatcatgaagcaaaccacatacccagttccgcccgaactgatataagttggagctgccttgatggtgtggcacaccttacatttgggcacgtttgtccttggcctcgttgtggagggctagccattcttttgagcaccactcattgaccaacacctcccaacaatccatccaatCCGCACACCATCTTGGAggtgcctaagttagcaaatagaaacttgagcgctacggctaagaattactaaatgaaggaacttaagtagaaggccttaagaattaccttcatgtactgctccttacgcaggaacttatcgcggcacgccggcttggtcttcttgataccacgcaaggcgtagtagtctcgaacagcctgcacccgagcctcgtgccgtaagttctgtagtaggcgcttgcagacgttctcgataacatgtgccgcgtcctcctcgtatccctcctcacacctgtagaatgtctgcaatcaaatgagacaatattgattagtacaattaataactagctagttgaagatttttaaatgtgtaaaggagaaattacgcagaactttctgatcaccatgtctgccctcgtgtcgcacaagacaccgtcaataatctcatccggcggggccggggcagccaagtagtgctcccagctcaatccaagctctggaagccgaccctcaccaggcaacgtgacaaaccccgggaagtttttccggcaaagaactccaaggacggagttgggccggcggacactatgatggtggtcccaacccctgcagcatgacaaggccaacacattagttatttgaagaaacgtgaatgcagaaggtacaaaaatattaaatgcacttacgtacctctccccatcagggaaaatcaaccacctctgctcgcgggtcgccggcactgacgggagccgtgtagcaccacgctggtagacggtgcccccctcctccttaaaatcagtcggctccccgccatcatcagcatggccactcggctcctcgggctgatccggccaggtaccccatccggacgtgtgctcctctggggtctcgtgggccgaactctcgtgggccgaaggccagtcgacccgaggctcgtgggcccaagacccgtggaccggaggctcgtggaccggagtccgtgtagcctcctcctcggacgagtccaccctagcagtcacgtgctcaggtgaaacagctgggggtggcggcgaggaaggcgccgtagcagtcaccctacctcctctcccgcgaccacgtgccccacctcctctcttcctacctcgtcccctgctgggcaccgcggtcgacgaagaagggcccggcggtgtcgccatactgtccagcaacgctcgacggagaggtgcgtctggaacggaagacctcagaccacgcgccgacgaagaaggggccttggcgcgctcccgaccagcgcccaccatctttcaacacctgccatgacaaacagtaaacgaaattagtacaacataaaaaaagaccgacatgaataataatatgtgtatcacttaagtgtatcatcatcaagtacaacataaaaaaatttaatacctgacactactaataatttcgatcagtatcatcaataaatgcataatcatcatcatcatcactataatcaatgacgggctcatagggttcagtggcatcaacatgtggaaggccaccttgacgtaatcggtcaagcaatgacaggtcatccgcagcagtaacctcttcttgttccggctcttcttgttcctcctcaggggtgatgtcggattcactgtcgctgtctacttcaatgttttgtggtgaagtatagcggttcttgaaacgctttttggaaagacgtgtctcttggaagaattctccttcatatgtgtctgggttaatgtgaggttcataatcctcttcctttgggggagatagtctagcacgtggcggcacttcataaacgacatcccaacctttcagatttggattagtttggcaggcccacggtagatagaatacttgggtcgcctgttgagccgtaatatagacatcaggaacatctaaatgggtgctttgcttgatttcaactagccctatatgttcatgagtccttctagtctccttcggctgaaaccaataacatttgaagactacgacattcggtgggttttcaccatagaatagaagttcataaattgcttcaactctcccataatactcggtacctccttcgccgatagcagatacacaacaatttgtagactttcggtcggccatagatagctctttgccataggtacgaaagcgatacccgttgatgtcgtatttgtcaaatgaacggaccttacagtcaaaaccattagcgacttgtctcaattcggcgtccatagactctgaattagcctacaagtttaatatgaaaggattgttgcattacgcacaaattagcgaatgaaatgaaattgtctaatagaaattaccgtttgtttgaaccaagagatgaaaccgggatagccgcctccttgctttgcgagaagctcatactcttcgacggaatccttttggatcaccgctccatacgagaataaggcgacgtatcaactgtatgaaatatccaggaataagagcagttcaaaggaaatagaagttgcgaaacaatgtactgagaacttactcgatgtacggccgcacttctatcaggttgttgaagatatacaacgaaatggtccgccattgttcgttatccaaagatactggatttgaaacactggcgagtgcgagattccctttgaataggctgaggttggatccaccctttttagggtcgtcagcattgtaccgaggcttcggattatgcaaatgacgatttttggcttcgtagtgtgctgtcacgaagtttgccgcctcctcagtgatgaatgcctcagccatcgatggttcaattctacgtttatttttacatttttgtcgaagcgtcttctgcatcctctcagttgggtagcaccaacaattttgcacgggccccccaatcttgcctcggtcgggagatgcaaaatcaaatgttgcattggattaaagaagcccggtggaaagatcttctctaacttgtagatcaactccggcgccaactcttccatttcttctagcacgctaggcgatagttctttcgcacaaagaacacggaagaaatagctgagttctgccagtactagccattcatcctcagggatgaagccatgcaacatcaccggcattacccgctcaatccatatgtgccaatcatgactcttgagaccaaatatcttcaatttataagactggctcccctctttagattcgctgcatacccatcggggaacatcaactgcattttcaccgacaagataatttccctcatagctagccttccaagattgaaccatgcctttggcttcgtccagttctgctttcctttcggttctttcatgttttgtaacggcctatcacatagcgcctccagatcgactctagccttagtattatcctttgacttcccatctatgccgaacaatgtaccaaaaagtgcctcggcgatattcttctcagtgtgcatcacgtcgatgttgtgtgggcaaaggaggtctttgaagtaaggcagatcccataagcatgttttgtgagtccaggcgtgcttagaattataccccttgaagtaccctggacgctctggatctggctcgagagcgtttaactgatccagggtctgttggcctgtcaatgcaggtggtgcagagtttttgacaactctacctctgatgaagttcttcttgtctttcctgaacttatggcgaggattcaggaactgtctatgcatgtcgaagcaagaaaacttgcgaccggcctgaagccaacgaaactcaagagctcccttgcatgtggggcacgggaaccttccatgcacacaccagccaacgaatagcgcatacgccggcaagtcatgcgtcgagtacatgtaccagacacgcattatgaagttccgtttgctataggcgtcgtatgtcttgaacccattatcccaggcttcttgcaattcgtccttaagcggctgcatgtacacattcatatttttccccggatagttgggccctggaattatcaacgtcaggaaaatgttctttctttgcataatctgtccgggggggagattgagtgggaagacaaatacgggccaacaactgtattgggctgccgtcataccaaacacactgaacccatccgtgctgatgccgactcgaggatgcctcggatctgccgctttttcagcatgtaattcatcaaactttttccacgcaacaccatccgatgtgtgtacaatcatcagattcccatctgcatctagttcggttcttttgcccgttttgtgccatgtcatctgtctggccgtctctttgaccatgaaaagacgttgaagtcttggtatgattggcatataccgaagaacactaacggggattttggtccgtgtcttctcacccataccgttgtctaccacaacatacctggaagacttgcaaatgggacaatagttcaagtccgcatagtcaagcctaaacaagacacatcctttctcacaggcatgtatcttatcatagggcatcttcagtgcacggaggattttgtccgactggtacaggtttgcaggcattacatggcctttgggtagaaagcgtccaaatactgtcatcattgcattgtagcattctctgcccaagttgaactgagccttcagagccattacttgtgagatggcatccaactaacaaagctcagtgtgctcacggagcggacgttttgaagactccaacatttcattgagggcctttgcagattcctccatctcctcatccgaatcccgagcatcatcaaagtcttgcaccatgttttccatcccggtaccatgctcgtcggtgcgacgacgatccacctcagctcggtcacgttgggcagactcaccatgaaatgtgcacaccgtataatcgggcgtaaaaccactcttctgcaggtgtttgcccatttcagcctctgtcctcatttcccaattgccgcaccgtaaacaggggcaccaggttttcctctggccatttgcaaatgcggctcgcacaaaccccttggtttttgtgaaccattcagtgctccatttgttctgaccagtgtgaccggtgtacatccacgcacgatcactcatcttgactttcagagctactagacacacaacaaatatatatatatatatataaaaaattcaccatgtatatattcatcaattgatctactttgtcaattttattacgtccatgcaacctacactctaataggtaatgataggtcctaatcccacccgagtatgtttagattgggttcattttcccatgctatgctccggatcctacgcaaaatttcggcagcacctccccgctgttctcctgatacacgtctctgcaataaacagagaggatgtgtacccggagaacaacaggggaggcactgacgaaacttatgcgtcagatccggagcaaagcatatgggaaaacgaacccaatctaaacatactcgggctgtccatggatagcgttggacaattcgaaagaatcaaggttataaatatgcaaatgcatgcatatttataactatgacgctttcgaacaggagacacatattggttacgcatactgatgattcaagacacatatatagctagctatcaagtttcatcggcacgaacaccggaataGAGCAAATAATTAAAggtggaggaggacatgtcatttgtgctcacccacgaacgaaggggcagagctcgtcaaacgcacggcgaggtcgtcgaccaccaaacctcgcagcgatgaaacaactacacatttaaatctacccgatcaacacaattatatatgatgttttcataacaaaatcgaaaaatatatgacctaactaataagtcacaaatatatgaccctgtcagggtgtcggggtcggggtcggggtgtgggtcggggtgtggtgtcagggtgtcggtagtcggggtaagggtgggtgtggtgtcagggtgtcggggtcggggtgtcgtgccagGGTGTCGTGTCNNNNNNNNNNNNNNNNNNNNNNNNNNNNNNNNNNNNNNNNNNNNNNNNNNNNNNNNNNNNNNNNNNNNNNNNNNNNNNNNNNNNNNNNNNNNNNNNNNNNNNNNNNNNNNNNNNNNNNNNNNNNNNNNNNNNNNNNNNNNNNNNNNNNNNNNNNNNNNNNNNNNNNNNNNNNNNNNNNNNNNNNNNNNNNNNNNNNNNNNNNNNNNNNNNNNNNNNNNNNNNNNNNNNNNNNNNNNNNNNNNNNNNNNNNNNNNNNNNNNNNNNNNNNNNNNNNNNNNNNNNNNNNNNNNNNNNNNNNNNNNNNNNNNNNNNNNNNNNNNNNNNNNNNNNNNNNNNNNNNNNNNNNNNNNNNNNNNNNNNNNNNNNNNNNNNNNNNNNNNNNNNNNNNNNNNNNNNNNNNNNNNNNNNNNNNNNNNNNNNNNNNNNNNNNNNNNNNNNNNNNNNNNNNNNNNNNNNNNNNNNNNNNNNNNNNNNNNNNNNNNNNNNNNNNNNNNNNNNNNNNNNNNNNNNNNNNNNNNNNNNNNNNNNNNNNNNNNNNNNNNNNNNNNNNNNNNNNNNNNNNNNNNNNNNNNNNNNNNNNNNNNNNNNNNNNNNNNNNNNNNNNNNNNNNNNNNNNNNNNNNNNNNNNNNNNNNNNNNNNNNNNNNNNNNNNNNNNNNNNNNNNNNNNNNNNNNNNNNNNNNNNNNNNNNNNNNNNNNNNNNNNNNNNNNNNNNNNNNNNNNNNNNNNNNNNNNNNNNNNNNNNNNNNNNNNNNNNNNNNNNNNNNNNNNNNNNNNNNNNNNNNNNNNNNNNNNNNNNNNNNNNNNNNNNNNNNNNNNNNNNNNNNNNNNNNNNNNNNNNNNNggggaggagagagggagagaagagagagtaacTGGCGGGGGGGTAGGTTCCGTTAGGTACTCTCCTCTTTGCTGTccgcgcctctttgccgtccgcctttatgTCTCTTTGcccagacggcaaagaggtggggcgttaagttttttccaaacgggcggggggtgggggccacctctctctttgccgtctgccagcggacggcaaagattctttgccgtctgctagcagacggcaaagagctcgcagatggcaaagacctgttttgtcgtctgccatttctttgccttctgcttttgggtagctgatggcaaagagtttctttgccgtcagctagcagacggcaaagagctggcagatggcaaattagctgattccagtagtgatggaTATGGAATTCCCTTCTATGTAGTTCGTACAATTCACATTATCTTTTCAATTTGATTTCAATTTTTACTTTTTAGTTACTTTACTTCTCCCCAATAGAGCTTAGAAGTAAGAATTTATTGGTTGATTGTATCCTTCACCATTTCTTTTTTTTTGACAAGAGGAACTACTCACCATGAATCCACTAATTGCTGTTGCTTCTGTTATTGCTGCTGGATTGGCCGTAGGGCTTGCTTCTATTGGACCTGGAGTTGGTCAAGGTACTGCTGCAGGACAAGCTGTAGAAGGTATTGCGAGAGAGCCAGAAGCAGAAGGTAAAATACGAAGTACTTTATTGCTTAGTCTAGCTTTTATGGAAGCTTTAATAATTTATGGACTAGTTGTGGCACTAGCGCTTTTATTTGCGAACCGTTTTGTTTAATCTTAAAAAAAATCTTTCGATTTTGATTAgatacttttttatttttttagtaaatTGGTATTTGCTTCCGCAATTCCAATTATATCAATACTTTATTTAATTTACTCCTATTTATTACTCCTAGAATTATCTATTTATCAGGACAGATAATACCCCATTCTAGGAAGGGCTGAGTTGAGTATTGTTAATTTAGAAGATATGCTCACCTTCTTATTTCCCATGCTTAGTTTAGGAAAGTGGAaagttttttccttttattttaggaATTTTGGGAACAGAATATTTCTACAAAGGAAGTCTTTCATCGGTCAAACAAGACGTAAGACTTAATCTAAAAGAAATTACTAGATTGAATCTATTTGCATTAAAAAACGATCAAAAAAGGGCGAGTGAAGTAAGTGATCGAAAAACTTTGTTCTTTGTTCGTCCTATCTATAAGAGGAGAGCATATGAAAAATGTAACCCATTCTTTTGTTTTTTTAGCTCACTGGCCACCCGTTGGCAGTTTCAGGCTTCATACCGATATTTTAGCAACAAATCTAATAAATCTAACTGTAGTGGTTggtgttttgattttttttggaaaggGAGTGTGTGCGAGTTGTCTATTTTAAGAATAGATTGGATCTATCCGACTGCACTTTATAATATTTTTTAGTATTTTTCGGATAAATAAGATAAGGGTGCAGGATCTCGACGAATTACTTCTGAATAAATTCAGAAATCATATGGAAGAACCATAGCATTTCGCGACTCATTGGTAAATCAACTTTGATTCTCTATAAACCAAGAATGTGAGACCATTAACACGATTAAAGCTAAACTGCTTGAAGTCCAGGCAAAAAGAGGTACTCTTTCTACAACTATATTAGTATTAGTACCGAATTTTAACGGGAAATAGCTAATGTAAAATTTATCTGATATAGAACACTCATATCGATAAAATGGTTTGAACTATTTACTAGGAAAAAAGGGGGCACCCTGCCCTTTTTTAACCAATGACGAATCGACGACCTATGTATAAAAAAGAGACAAGTTTTTGgatttgaagaaaaaaataaaaataattctaTTTATTTTCATTTTCCATTATTTAGTTAGTTTTTCTTAATGAAATTCAAATTATTAACTAGAGagcaaataaaaataaagaaacaacTTTGCTGACCATGATATATTTTTATCTAGGCGAAAGAGTCCTCTTAATATTTATCTAGTCTTATATAGGTTTCGCTATATTGAAATATAAACATAAAAAAGAAGATAGAGAATAGTCTCATTACTTAAAAAAAGATATGGAAATAGCTATAGAAAAAAAGGAGCGTGAGAGCCAAATGAATCGAAAGATTCATGTTTGGTTCGGGAAGAGATCATAAAAGTTGTAAACTTACAAAATAATCTACTTTCATTAAAAGATTTATTAGATAATCGAAAACAAAGGATCTTGGGTACTATTCGAAATTTAGAAGAATTGCGTAGAGGGACCATTGAGCAACTCGAAAAATCTCGGATTCGATTACATAAAGTCGAACTAGAAGCGGATGAGTATCGAATGAATGGATACTCTGAGATAGAACGAGAAAAAGCAAATTTGATTAATGCTACTTCTATTAGTTTGGAACAATTGGAAAAGTCTAAAAACGAAGCCCTTTATTTTGAAAAACAAAGGGCAATGAATCAGGTCCGACAGCGGGTTTTCCAACAGGCCGTACAAGGAGGTCTAGGAACTCTGAATAGTTGTTTGAATACCGAGTTACATTTCCGTACGATTCATGCTAATATTGGCATTCTCGGGTCCCTAGAATGGAAGAGATAATTAAATTAATTAGGCCTTGAACTTCTACTTTCGTTTAGAATTTAGGCATTATTTTTCCCCTTGCTTCCGAAAAAAGAGTCAAGAAACACTAATGGCAACCCTTCGAGTCAACGAAATTCATAAAATTCTCCGTGAACGTATTGAATATAATAGGAAAGTAGGGATTGAGAATATAGGTCGCATAGTTCAAGTGGGCGATGGGATTGCTCGTATTATAGGTCTTGGTGAAATAATATCAGGTGAATTAGTCGAATTTGCAGAAGGTACTAGGGGTATTTCTTTGAATTTGGAATCCAAAAATGTTGGGATTGTATTAATGGGCGATGGGTTGATGATACAAGAGGGAAGTTTTGTAAAAGCAACAGGAAGAATTGCTCAGATACCCGTGAGTGAAGCTTACTTGGGTCGTGTTGTAAATGCTCTGGCTAAACCTATTGACGTGAAAGGCGAAATTATAGCTTCCGAATCGCTCTTAATTGTATCTCCTGCTCCAGGTATAATTTCCAGGCGTTCTGTATACGAACCTCTTCAAACAGGGCTTATGGCTATCGATTCGATGAACCCTATAGGGCGCGGTCAGCGAGAGTTAATTATTGGGGACAGATAGACTGGCAAAACAGCAGTAGCCACAGATACAATTCTCAATCAAAAAGGGCAAGGTGTAATCTGTGTTTATGTAGCTATCGGTCAAAGAGCATCCTCCATAGTTCAAGTAGTAACTCCTTTCCATGAGGAGGGGGCCATGGAATACACTATTGTGGTAGCTGAAAAGGCGGATTAACCTGCTACATTACAATACCTCGCTCCTTACACGGGAGCAGCCCTGGCTGAGTATTTTATGTACCGCGAACGACATACTTTAATAATTTATGATGATCTCTCCAAACAGGCACAAGCTTATCGCCAAATGTCCCTTCTATTAAGAAGACCTCCCGACCGTGAGGCTGATCCAGGGGATCATTTTATTTGCATTCACGCCTTTTAGAAAGAGCCGCTAAATTAAATTCTCTTTTAGGCGAAGGAAGTATGACCGCTTTACCAATAGTTGAGACTCAATCTAGCGACGTTTCCGCCTATATTCCTACTAATGTAATCTCCATTACATATGGACAAATATTCTTATATGTGGATCTATTCAATGCCGGAATTCGACCCGCTATTAATGTGGGTATTTCTGTTTCCGGAGTAGGATCCGCGGCTCAAATTAAAGCCATGAAACAAGTAGCTGGCAAATCAAAATTGGAACTAGCGCAATTCGCAGAGTTACAAGCCTTTGCACAATTCGCCTCTGCTCTCGATAAAACAAGTCAGAATCAATTGGCAAGGGGTCGACGATTAAGGGAATTGCTTAAACAATCCCAGGCAAATCCTCTCCCAGTGGAAGAGCAGATAGCTACTATTTATACCGGAACAAGAGGATATCTTGATTCGTTAGAAATTGAACAGGTAAATAAATTTCTGGATGAGTTACGTAAACATCTAAAAGATACTAAACCTCAATTCCAAGAAATTATATCTACTAGCAAGACATTCACCGAGCAAGCAGAAATCTTTTTGAAGGAAACTATTCAGGAACAGCTAGAACGGTTTTCTCTTCAGTAACAAATAAATTTTGCATGTCTACTCTTGTTAGTAGAATAGGAATCATTGAGAAAGCTTTTTCATTTGAATCTTGCAAAGAAGTTTTCTTTGTTTTTAGTTTTGTATAGTTATTTAAAGAATAGATAGAAATAAGATTGCGTCCAATAGAATTTGAACCTATACCAAAGGTTTAGAAGACCTTTGTCCTATCCATTAGACAATGGACGCCTTTCTTTCatattttattctttcttttattttttgcttcttCCAAGAAAAAACTGTTAGACCAAAACTCTTTTAGGAAATAAAAAAATCCAGATACAAATgcatgatgtatatattatatcaTGCATATATCATAAAGAAGGAGTATGGAGCCGGTAGTGGGAATCGAACCCGCAACCCCAAGGTTATGAGCCTTAGAGCTACCAAACTGCTCTATGCTCTTAAACTAAAGAGGGGTAACTAGTGGATAAAAGAGGGTTGGATACACCCCTCTACCAATATCTATACAAATAGAATAGTCCATTTATACAGAATGGTAAAGAGGGCTCCTCTATGATTATCAATTCCAGAAATCCATACAAATACGAAAGGGTATTTTATCCTTACCAACTGGATCTTGTTGCACCCGGTAACAAACATTCATAAACCATTTCTCGAAGTACGTGTCCGGATAGCCCAAAATGTCGATAGTTAGCTCTAGGTCTTCGGTCAAAAACCAACGTCGATGAAGGCGTGTAGGTGCACTATTACGCGGTAGGGATTGCAATTTTTCTCGcgttttcctttttcactcaaACTCAAGGGAGAAACTTTGCTTATTATCTTTTTTTAAAGATTGATGAATCAAATGATATTTCCGTTCTAATTTCTGCCGCTTCTTCTCCCTCTGAATCAAACTTTTTTTTGCCATAATGTGTCATTGCTATTATTACCAAGTATACGGTTCTAATCCTAGatggaaaaataaatagaaaaagggaTCTAAAAAGGCAGATCCTCCCTCTCTATCAAGAGTAATGAACTAGGTGCTGATATAGTACAAAAAAACAAACTAAATTAACCAAACTTGCCTGATGTTGAGGGAATCAAGAAAGCTGCATAAGTGAATATATAACCCACGGAAAAGTGAGCTAATCCAACCAATCTTGCTTGCATAATGGAAAGAGCCACAAGCTTATCTCTACAGCGAATTAAATTAGCTAAAGGTGTGCGTTCATGAGCCCATGCTAAAGTCTCAATTAATTCCTGCCAATACCCCCGCCAGGAAATTAAGAACATAAATCCAGTAGCCCAAACAAGATGTCCAAATAAGAACATCCACGCCCATACCGATAAACTATTCATCCCAAAAG
Proteins encoded:
- the LOC123099470 gene encoding ATP synthase subunit b, chloroplastic; protein product: MKNVTHSFVFLAHWPPVGSFRLHTDILATNLINLTVVVGVLIFFGKGVCANLLDNRKQRILGTIRNLEELRRGTIEQLEKSRIRLHKVELEADEYRMNGYSEIEREKANLINATSISLEQLEKSKNEALYFEKQRAMNQVRQRVFQQAVQGGLGTLNSCLNTELHFRTIHANIGILGSLEWKR